The DNA region ATCTCGCGCACTTCCTGGCTGACGCGCTCGCGCAGGTCGACGTCGAGATTCGAGAACGGCTCGTCCATGAGCAGGAGATCCGGCTTCGGCGCCAGCGCACGGGCGATCGCCACCCGCTGCTGCTGACCTCCGGAAAGCTCATGCGGGTACTTCCCGGTCGCGCCATCGAGGCCGACCGTGGAGAGGAGTTCCGCCACGCGCGCGGGGCGCTCCGCGCGCGTGATGCCGCGCAGACCGAAGCCGATATTGTCCCCCACCGTGAGGTGTGGGAAGAGTGCGTAATCCTGGAACACCATGCCGATGCGACGCCGCTCGGGGGCGAGGGTGAAACCGACACGGCTCACGATATCGCCGTTGAGTCGGATCTCGCCGTCGTCGACCGGCTCGAAGCCGGCGATGCAGCGCAGCGCAGTGGTCTTGCCGCAGCCACTCGGGCCAAGCAGACAGGCGATGTCGCCGCGGCGAAGCGTAATCGAGAAGTCCCGGAGCACGGGCGAAGCGCCATAGGCGTGATCGACTTCACGGACTTCGAGCACGGATTTCATGAGCAAATTATAACCGGTCAAGAGAGAATCATTCTCAATGTGCGATTGCGGATTGTTACAATCGGTTGATCCGTTTTAGCCGGTGCACAACTTGATGAGCGCAATCTCCTCGCTGTGCCGCGCACCGGCCTGGCGTGCGTGGCGACCCGCTGCGCTCGGCGCTCTCGGTTGGTGTGCGGTCGCGCTCGCTGCATTGCTGGCGGTCCCGGTCATCTTCGTCGCGGGCAACGTTTTCGTCCCGAGCGGCGGTGCCTGGGAACACCTGGCGGAGACGGTCCTCGCGGACTACGTGCACAACACGGTATGGCTTGCGTTGGGCGTCGGTGCAGGCGTCGTCGTCGTCGGTGTCGGGACCGCATGGCTCGTGACGATGTGCAGTTTCCCGGGCAGCCGAACGCTCGACTGGGCGCTCATCCTGCCGCTCGCCGTACCGGCTTACGTCATGGCATACGCCTACACGGACTTTCTCCAGTTCAGCGGGCCGCTGCAGACGTGGCTGCGCGAGATCACCGGCTGGCGCGTGCGTGACTACTGGTTTCCCGATATCCGCTCGCTCGGCGGCGCGATCACGGTGATGATCTTCGTGCTCTATCCCTATGTGTACCTGCTCGCGCGCACGGCATTTCTCGAGCAGTCGGTGGGCGTGCTGGAAGTCGGACGCACGCTGGGTTACGGCGCATGGGGCAGCTTCGTACGGATTGCATT from Betaproteobacteria bacterium includes:
- a CDS encoding ABC transporter ATP-binding protein, with the protein product MKSVLEVREVDHAYGASPVLRDFSITLRRGDIACLLGPSGCGKTTALRCIAGFEPVDDGEIRLNGDIVSRVGFTLAPERRRIGMVFQDYALFPHLTVGDNIGFGLRGITRAERPARVAELLSTVGLDGATGKYPHELSGGQQQRVAIARALAPKPDLLLMDEPFSNLDVDLRERVSQEVREILKAQDATAILVTHDQHEAFALADDVGIMQDGVIVQWDSPYNLYHKPASRFVADFIGEGVLVPGRVLNANQVEIELGVLTGTVPPECAVGCETCHNGCSVDVLLRPDDIVHDDASGMRAEVLQKAFRGAEILYTIRLPSGGRALSLVPSHHNHAIGEKIGIRIEADHVVAFRHGA